CACCCGCGTGACTCGCCCTGACCTTCGTCCGCCCGATCTCCTCGGCGTCGTGCATTCCCAGGATACCCATCCCGGCGATCCCGCCCGTCCCGATGATACCGGCCGTGTACGTCATGTCTCTGTTATCTCCTGTCGTCGTCTCTCACATCGACGGCCCGACGCGGGTGATCGCGAACTCGGTCAGGCCGTGTCGCTCCGCACAGCTCTCGGCCCCGTCGAGTACGTCGAGGACGCGCTCGGTGAACGCCTCCGGCGTGGTCGAGCGGGCGTCGACGTCGATGTCCCCGGAGAGCACCCGGTAGGTCGTCCCGTCACCCGTCACCTTGAGGACGGGGACGATCGGGTGACCCGACGGGATCCCCTCCGCCGTCGCGTGGACGACGAGCTGTGCCCCCGCCGCAGCGAGGCCGGTCGCCGCCTCGGCGAACCCCGAGGGTGCGTCGACGATCCCGACGCCGGCGTCGTGGGTCGCCCGCTCGCCGTAGGCGAGCACGTCCCGGATCGGGAGCCCGTCCCACGGGCGCGAGAGCTCGTCGAACGAGCGCCGGGCGGCCCGTCGTCGGAGTCCAGCGGTGCGCGCTGGCGTCCGTCGTCGGGTCTCGAGCAGTCTTCGATACTCCTCCCGGACCGCATCGTCCGCCGCTGCCACCGCCTCCTCCGCGTGGGGCAACAGGCGTTCGGTCCCGGCGACGACGACCCGACCGCCGGCGTCGACGACCCGACGAGCGAACGAGCCGACGAGGGGGTCGGCCGTCTCGATCGTCGAGTCCTGTACGTCGCTCCCGACGATCCCGACGGTCAGGTCCGCGAGCGAACCCGTCGTCTCCCGGCGTCGTTCCTCGAGGAGGGCGGTCGCCTCCTCGACGCCGCGTTCGATCGTCCTGTCGGAGCCGCCCTCGGACTGGATCGAGAGCTCCCGCACCGAAACGCCGAGATCGGCGAGCCGCGTCGCGACGTCGCCGCTCTGGATCTCCTCGCAGCCCAGCCCGACGACGACGACGCCGGCGACGTTCGGGTTGGTACCGATACCGGTGAACGTCCGTGCCGTCTGGTCGTTGTCCGCGCCGAGCTGGGCGCAGCCGTGGTCGTGGGGCGCGCTCACCGCCGTGGGCACCCGCGCGGCGATCCGGTCGGCGACGATGTGCGAGCAGATCACCGACGGCAACACGAGCAGCCGGTTCCGGACGCCGATACGGCCGTCGG
This region of Halalkalicoccus sp. CGA53 genomic DNA includes:
- a CDS encoding UxaA family hydrolase, which translates into the protein MTLETETRDAPSGEATDGTARFTGYGRADGRIGVRNRLLVLPSVICSHIVADRIAARVPTAVSAPHDHGCAQLGADNDQTARTFTGIGTNPNVAGVVVVGLGCEEIQSGDVATRLADLGVSVRELSIQSEGGSDRTIERGVEEATALLEERRRETTGSLADLTVGIVGSDVQDSTIETADPLVGSFARRVVDAGGRVVVAGTERLLPHAEEAVAAADDAVREEYRRLLETRRRTPARTAGLRRRAARRSFDELSRPWDGLPIRDVLAYGERATHDAGVGIVDAPSGFAEAATGLAAAGAQLVVHATAEGIPSGHPIVPVLKVTGDGTTYRVLSGDIDVDARSTTPEAFTERVLDVLDGAESCAERHGLTEFAITRVGPSM